The following coding sequences lie in one Capnocytophaga stomatis genomic window:
- the recJ gene encoding single-stranded-DNA-specific exonuclease RecJ: MTHHWTFKPKPHPEIVQKLQKELNLSEIPATLLAQRGISDFEEAKSFFRPSLSDLHNPFLMKDMEKAVERVLQAIEKQEKILIYGDYDVDGTTSVSLMYLYLNRFTHQLGTYIPDRYTEGYGVSFQGVDYAFANGFSLIIALDCGIKDVEKVQYAGEKGIDFIICDHHRPSQVIPKAVAILNPKQTDCNYPYKELCGCGVGFKLVQALNKQMRNPFEQIQPLLDLVAVAIGADIVPVTGENRVIMHYGLQILNENPSVGLTALLGLEAKPVQMMDIVFRLAPRINSAGRIEHGMFAVKLLTESSYSQAFAKAKQIETFNSERKDLDASIVQEALNQIQTNQEEEKAATVVYAPHWHKGVIGIVASRLIETYYRPTVVFTKSGEKYAASVRSVQGFDVYEALEQCSEYIEQFGGHKYAAGLTVLPEKYPLFKEKFEKVVAETLPEELKSPKIVIDTELPLEKINPKMFNILKQFEPFGPQNMAPVFYAKNVIDTGFAKQIGKDNSHLRLTLKDFNGEKFFSAVGFNLGHKLELIKSGKPFEIVYSIEENHWNGNTSLQLKVRDIK; encoded by the coding sequence ATGACTCATCACTGGACATTTAAGCCCAAACCTCATCCGGAAATCGTACAGAAGCTCCAAAAGGAACTAAACCTCAGCGAAATTCCTGCTACTTTGCTCGCTCAGCGAGGTATTTCCGATTTTGAAGAGGCAAAAAGCTTCTTTCGTCCGTCTCTTTCCGACTTGCACAATCCATTTTTGATGAAAGATATGGAAAAAGCAGTGGAAAGAGTGTTACAAGCTATTGAAAAACAGGAAAAAATCCTCATTTATGGCGATTATGATGTGGACGGAACAACTTCCGTTTCGCTAATGTACTTGTATTTAAACCGATTTACGCATCAACTTGGCACATATATCCCCGACCGATACACCGAAGGCTATGGTGTTTCCTTTCAAGGGGTTGATTATGCCTTTGCAAACGGATTTTCGCTCATCATTGCCTTGGATTGTGGTATCAAAGATGTTGAAAAAGTGCAATATGCCGGCGAAAAAGGCATTGATTTCATCATTTGCGACCATCATCGTCCTTCGCAAGTAATTCCCAAGGCGGTGGCTATCTTAAATCCTAAGCAAACCGACTGTAATTATCCGTATAAAGAGCTTTGTGGCTGTGGTGTGGGCTTCAAATTGGTACAGGCACTCAATAAGCAAATGAGAAATCCGTTTGAACAGATACAACCGCTGTTGGATTTGGTTGCTGTTGCCATCGGGGCGGATATTGTTCCCGTAACGGGCGAAAATCGGGTAATAATGCACTACGGATTACAAATTCTGAACGAAAATCCGTCCGTAGGGCTTACCGCCTTGTTAGGATTGGAAGCCAAACCCGTGCAAATGATGGATATTGTATTTCGATTGGCTCCGCGAATCAATTCGGCAGGAAGAATCGAACACGGAATGTTTGCCGTTAAACTCCTAACGGAAAGTTCTTATAGCCAAGCTTTTGCCAAAGCCAAACAAATTGAAACCTTTAACAGTGAACGTAAAGACCTTGATGCTTCCATCGTGCAAGAAGCTTTAAATCAAATACAAACCAATCAGGAAGAGGAAAAAGCAGCCACAGTTGTTTACGCTCCACATTGGCATAAGGGTGTTATTGGCATTGTTGCCTCCCGATTGATTGAAACATACTATCGCCCGACGGTAGTTTTCACAAAAAGCGGAGAAAAATACGCCGCTTCGGTGCGTTCCGTGCAAGGATTTGATGTGTATGAGGCTCTGGAGCAGTGTTCGGAATATATTGAGCAGTTTGGAGGACATAAATATGCTGCCGGACTGACAGTTCTCCCTGAAAAATATCCTCTTTTTAAAGAAAAATTCGAGAAAGTAGTTGCAGAAACACTTCCTGAGGAATTAAAATCGCCCAAAATAGTGATTGACACCGAACTTCCGTTGGAAAAAATTAATCCGAAGATGTTTAACATTTTAAAACAGTTTGAGCCTTTCGGTCCGCAGAATATGGCTCCCGTATTTTATGCCAAAAACGTGATTGACACAGGTTTTGCAAAGCAAATCGGTAAGGATAACAGCCATCTTCGTCTTACTTTAAAGGATTTTAACGGAGAAAAATTCTTCTCGGCGGTGGGTTTTAACTTGGGTCACAAACTGGAACTCATAAAATCGGGCAAACCCTTTGAAATTGTGTATTCCATCGAAGAAAATCACTGGAACGGAAACACTTCTTTGCAGCTAAAAGTGAGGGATATAAAATAA
- the ald gene encoding alanine dehydrogenase, which translates to MKIGIPKEIKNNENRVGATPSGVSELVKNGHTVYVQKTAGQGSGFSDEEYVKAGAIILPTIEEVYATADMIYKVKEPILSEYDLIREGQLIFTYFHFASEEALTHAMIKQKAVCLAYETVTAHNSLPLLTPMSEVAGRMATQQGARFLEKPQGGRGVLLGGVPGVKPAKVLVLGGGVVGYNAAIMAAGLGADVVIADISLPRLRVLDTIIPKNIDTLFASTYNIQNELPSCDLVIGAVLIPGAKAPHLITREMLKLMKKGSVLVDVAIDQGGCFETSKVTTHSEPVYEVEGIVHYCVANIPGAVPYTSTLALTNATLPYAIELANKGWKKACQDDKGLEEGLNVVQGKVTYKAVADTFGLEYTPVCEVY; encoded by the coding sequence ATGAAAATAGGAATTCCAAAAGAAATTAAAAACAACGAAAACCGCGTTGGAGCTACGCCAAGTGGTGTTAGCGAATTGGTTAAAAACGGTCATACTGTTTATGTACAAAAAACAGCAGGGCAGGGAAGTGGTTTCTCCGATGAGGAGTACGTAAAAGCTGGTGCGATTATTTTACCAACAATTGAGGAGGTTTATGCAACAGCTGATATGATTTACAAAGTGAAAGAACCCATTCTTTCCGAATATGATTTGATACGTGAAGGTCAATTGATTTTCACGTATTTTCATTTTGCTTCGGAAGAGGCTTTAACTCACGCGATGATAAAGCAAAAGGCGGTTTGTTTGGCTTACGAAACGGTTACTGCTCATAATTCGCTTCCTTTACTAACCCCAATGTCAGAGGTTGCAGGGCGGATGGCTACTCAGCAAGGAGCTCGATTTCTTGAAAAACCTCAAGGGGGAAGAGGTGTACTTTTAGGGGGCGTTCCCGGAGTGAAACCGGCAAAAGTTTTAGTTCTTGGAGGCGGAGTTGTAGGTTACAATGCGGCGATTATGGCTGCCGGATTGGGTGCTGATGTAGTCATTGCGGATATTTCACTGCCAAGATTACGTGTTTTGGATACTATTATCCCGAAAAATATTGACACTCTGTTTGCTTCGACTTATAATATTCAAAATGAGTTGCCTTCTTGCGATTTGGTGATTGGTGCCGTACTGATTCCGGGGGCAAAGGCTCCACATCTTATCACCAGAGAAATGCTCAAATTGATGAAGAAAGGCTCTGTATTAGTGGATGTTGCTATTGACCAAGGCGGTTGCTTTGAAACATCAAAAGTGACAACGCATAGCGAACCGGTTTATGAGGTTGAAGGCATTGTTCATTACTGCGTAGCGAACATTCCGGGGGCTGTACCATACACTTCCACTTTGGCACTGACCAATGCAACCCTACCATATGCCATAGAACTGGCTAACAAGGGCTGGAAAAAAGCTTGTCAAGATGATAAGGGACTTGAAGAAGGCTTGAATGTCGTTCAAGGGAAAGTGACATACAAAGCCGTAGCCGATACCTTTGGATTGGAATATACTCCCGTTTGCGAAGTGTACTAA
- a CDS encoding CAL67264 family membrane protein encodes MSMNKNTVLGYATLIMIVVGVGLIALGAFRYDDIAGFGFAAVGVGFFAIAWVFNALKGRV; translated from the coding sequence ATGTCAATGAATAAAAATACTGTTTTAGGATACGCCACACTTATAATGATTGTTGTAGGGGTGGGACTCATAGCTTTAGGAGCCTTCCGATATGATGATATCGCAGGATTTGGCTTTGCGGCTGTAGGCGTAGGTTTTTTTGCTATTGCTTGGGTATTCAACGCTTTAAAGGGAAGAGTTTAG
- a CDS encoding 5-(carboxyamino)imidazole ribonucleotide synthase has protein sequence MNYFSSDFTLGILGGGQLGKMLLSETRKYDIKTHVLDSSADAPSRLACNEFFQGDLNDYEAVYKFGKNVNVLTIEIENVNVDALEQLEKEGIKVYPSAESLRIIQNKGFQKKFYKKNNIPTASFETFASKEELNQAVTEGKVQFPFVWKSTRFGYDGNGVKVVRTTEDLANIADTECIAEVMIPFKNELAVIVARNPKGEIKTYPVVEMEFHPEANQVEYVICPARIANEVAEKARKVALQVADALKITGLLAVEMFQTQDDEILVNEVAPRPHNSGHYSIEASYTSQFEQHLRAILNLPLGRTDSKVAGVMVNLVGAEGYKGNVVYKNIEKIMAMDGVTPHIYGKRETRPFRKMGHVTIVDENVSKARETAQKVKETILVISE, from the coding sequence ATGAATTACTTTTCATCAGATTTTACTTTGGGTATATTAGGAGGAGGGCAATTGGGTAAGATGTTACTTTCCGAAACCCGAAAGTATGATATTAAAACGCACGTACTAGATTCCAGTGCCGATGCTCCGAGTCGTTTGGCTTGTAATGAGTTCTTTCAAGGGGATTTGAATGATTATGAAGCGGTTTACAAATTCGGTAAAAATGTGAATGTTCTTACCATTGAAATTGAAAACGTGAATGTTGATGCTCTTGAGCAGTTGGAAAAAGAGGGAATAAAAGTATATCCTTCGGCAGAGAGTTTGAGAATCATTCAAAATAAAGGATTTCAGAAAAAATTTTATAAAAAAAACAACATCCCGACAGCAAGTTTCGAAACTTTTGCTTCGAAAGAAGAATTAAATCAGGCAGTTACAGAAGGCAAAGTTCAGTTTCCTTTTGTTTGGAAAAGTACTCGTTTTGGTTACGATGGAAATGGAGTAAAGGTTGTCCGTACAACGGAAGATTTAGCGAACATTGCTGATACAGAATGTATTGCTGAAGTGATGATTCCTTTTAAAAATGAATTGGCTGTAATAGTGGCTCGCAACCCGAAAGGAGAGATAAAAACATATCCTGTTGTAGAAATGGAATTCCATCCTGAAGCCAATCAGGTTGAATATGTGATTTGCCCGGCTCGGATTGCGAACGAAGTAGCTGAAAAGGCTCGGAAAGTAGCTCTTCAAGTGGCTGATGCTCTCAAAATTACGGGTCTTTTGGCTGTAGAAATGTTTCAAACTCAAGATGATGAAATTTTGGTCAATGAAGTGGCTCCGCGTCCTCACAATTCGGGTCATTACAGCATTGAAGCTTCCTACACAAGCCAGTTTGAACAGCATTTGCGTGCTATTTTGAATCTTCCATTGGGCAGAACTGATAGCAAAGTGGCTGGAGTTATGGTGAATTTGGTTGGAGCAGAAGGCTACAAAGGTAATGTAGTTTATAAGAATATTGAAAAAATTATGGCTATGGACGGCGTTACACCACATATTTACGGAAAACGAGAGACGAGGCCTTTCCGAAAGATGGGACACGTTACCATTGTTGATGAGAACGTTTCCAAAGCAAGGGAAACAGCCCAAAAGGTAAAGGAAACCATTTTGGTAATTAGCGAATAA
- a CDS encoding metal-dependent hydrolase yields the protein MEITFYGHSCIGIKTEDINLLVDPFISGNPFAKHINVDQIKADYILITNAHQDHTMDVEAIASRTRAKIISNFEIVENYYNLGFDGHPMNLGGSFDFPFGHLKFVQALHSSTFPDGKAGGCAGGFVLKTPEKTVYIAGNTALHFDMQLIPVRHKIDFAVLPIGGNFTMDIEDAVMASDFVKCNRVLGVNYDTFSYIKLDHELAKRSFKAKGKELLLLEIGRTITI from the coding sequence ATGGAAATAACTTTTTACGGACATTCTTGTATTGGAATAAAAACAGAGGATATAAATCTTTTGGTTGACCCTTTCATTTCAGGAAACCCTTTCGCAAAACACATTAACGTTGATCAAATAAAAGCTGATTACATCTTGATAACCAATGCTCATCAAGATCATACAATGGATGTTGAAGCCATCGCAAGCAGAACCAGAGCAAAAATTATTTCAAACTTTGAAATAGTTGAAAATTATTACAATTTGGGATTTGATGGGCATCCTATGAATTTGGGCGGTTCGTTTGATTTTCCGTTTGGACATTTGAAATTTGTACAAGCCTTGCATTCTTCAACGTTTCCTGATGGGAAAGCAGGAGGTTGTGCGGGAGGTTTTGTTTTGAAAACACCTGAAAAAACTGTTTACATAGCTGGGAATACGGCGTTGCACTTTGATATGCAGCTTATTCCGGTGCGTCATAAGATAGATTTTGCTGTGTTGCCAATCGGTGGTAACTTCACAATGGACATAGAAGACGCTGTTATGGCCTCTGATTTTGTAAAATGTAATAGGGTGCTGGGCGTAAACTACGACACTTTCAGCTACATTAAGCTTGACCACGAATTGGCAAAACGCAGTTTTAAAGCCAAAGGAAAGGAGCTTTTGTTGCTTGAAATAGGCAGAACTATCACAATTTAA
- a CDS encoding 1,4-dihydroxy-2-naphthoate polyprenyltransferase, which translates to MKLRTYIKAARLRTLPLSVSGIIMGSALAFRAGYFRWEVFLLALLTTILFQVLSNFANDYGDGVKGTDNENRVGPERALQSGKVTRKQMKFVVVVTALFSVLLAIALIYVSFGEENLLYTLIFFLLGVLCVVAAIKYTVGKSAYGYRGLGDVFVFIFFGLVSVLGSYFLYVHQLNWKIFLPATAVGLLSVAVLNLNNMRDYENDKAVGKNTLVVKMGIDLAKYYHYYLVVLAMLCMMAFSILNFQVRWQLLYMIAFFPLVIHLLSVKRNKNLKDLDKELKIVALSTFFLALLFFIAQIL; encoded by the coding sequence ATGAAACTACGAACATATATAAAAGCTGCTCGATTGCGGACATTGCCTCTTTCTGTTTCGGGGATTATTATGGGGAGTGCTTTGGCGTTTCGTGCAGGCTACTTCCGATGGGAGGTTTTTTTGTTGGCACTTTTAACAACGATTCTTTTTCAGGTGCTTTCTAATTTTGCAAATGATTATGGTGATGGAGTAAAGGGTACGGATAACGAAAATCGTGTTGGTCCTGAGAGGGCTTTGCAAAGTGGAAAAGTAACTCGGAAACAAATGAAGTTTGTCGTTGTGGTAACGGCTTTGTTTTCAGTACTTTTGGCAATTGCATTAATTTATGTTTCCTTTGGAGAGGAAAATCTGTTATATACGCTGATTTTCTTTCTTTTAGGAGTGCTTTGTGTGGTGGCGGCAATCAAATACACGGTGGGAAAATCAGCTTATGGTTACAGAGGATTGGGAGATGTGTTTGTCTTTATTTTCTTTGGATTGGTAAGTGTGCTTGGTTCGTATTTTTTGTATGTGCATCAGTTGAATTGGAAAATATTTTTACCCGCTACGGCAGTTGGGCTGCTAAGTGTTGCAGTTTTGAACCTCAATAATATGCGTGATTATGAAAATGATAAGGCTGTAGGCAAGAATACGTTGGTGGTAAAAATGGGAATTGATTTGGCTAAATATTACCATTATTATTTGGTAGTTTTGGCTATGTTGTGTATGATGGCTTTTTCGATTTTGAACTTTCAGGTGCGTTGGCAGTTGCTTTATATGATAGCTTTTTTTCCGTTGGTGATTCATTTACTATCTGTTAAACGGAATAAAAACTTGAAAGATTTAGATAAAGAATTGAAAATTGTGGCATTGAGTACTTTTTTTTTAGCATTGTTATTTTTCATTGCACAAATTTTGTAA
- the accD gene encoding acetyl-CoA carboxylase, carboxyltransferase subunit beta → MSWFKRTAKGIQTSTEEKKDIPKGLWYKSPSGNIVDNEALETNYFVSPEDDYHVRIGSKEYFQILFDNNEFKELDANLSSKDPLEFVDTKSYATRLKEAEQKTGLKDAVRTAVGKSKGEKIVIACMDFAFIGGSMGSVVGEKISRAIGYAIKHKLPFLMISKSGGARMMEAALSLMQMAKTSVKLAQLDEAKLPYISLCTDPTTGGTTASYAMLGDINIAEPGALIGFAGPRVVKDTTGQDLPEGFQTAEFVLEHGFLDFIVNRKQLKDKVNLYIDLVMNRPIR, encoded by the coding sequence ATGTCTTGGTTTAAAAGAACAGCAAAAGGAATACAGACCTCTACTGAGGAAAAGAAAGATATACCCAAAGGATTATGGTACAAGTCCCCAAGCGGAAACATCGTTGATAATGAAGCACTTGAGACAAACTACTTTGTAAGTCCTGAAGATGATTACCACGTAAGGATAGGAAGCAAAGAATATTTCCAAATTCTATTCGACAATAACGAATTCAAAGAACTTGATGCCAACTTATCTTCCAAAGACCCTTTGGAATTTGTTGATACAAAATCGTACGCAACACGCCTAAAAGAAGCAGAGCAAAAAACAGGTTTGAAAGACGCCGTTCGCACTGCTGTTGGCAAGTCGAAAGGAGAAAAAATCGTGATTGCTTGTATGGATTTTGCTTTCATCGGTGGTTCGATGGGAAGTGTGGTAGGTGAGAAAATTTCGCGAGCAATTGGGTACGCCATCAAACACAAGTTACCTTTCCTAATGATTTCAAAATCAGGAGGAGCCAGAATGATGGAAGCCGCACTTTCGTTGATGCAAATGGCTAAAACTTCTGTGAAATTGGCTCAGTTGGATGAAGCAAAATTACCTTATATTTCGCTTTGTACCGACCCAACCACTGGAGGAACAACCGCCTCTTACGCGATGCTTGGCGATATCAACATTGCCGAACCTGGGGCGTTGATTGGCTTTGCCGGTCCGCGAGTAGTGAAAGACACCACAGGACAAGATTTGCCTGAAGGATTCCAAACTGCGGAATTTGTTTTGGAACACGGCTTCTTGGATTTCATTGTAAATCGTAAGCAATTGAAAGACAAGGTGAATTTATACATCGATTTGGTAATGAATCGCCCAATACGATAA
- a CDS encoding diphosphomevalonate/mevalonate 3,5-bisphosphate decarboxylase family protein → MNDKNFVSWKAPSNIALVKYWGKLAGQIPANPSISFTLTNCYTETSVHFEKLENPSNDFQFDFFFEKQPKPSFHPKIVTFFNRIYEYLPFLKDYRFEIYSENSFPHSSGIASSASAMAALSVCLMQIEKQLNPNISEKDFWQKASFLARLGSGSACRSTQGSVVVWGEHKSIPNSSNLYGIMYPFEIHDVFKNYQDTVLLIDKGQKQVSSSVGHDLMHNHPFAEKRFEQAHRNIDRLISAFAQGDLNEFIEVVESEALTLHAMMMTSLPYFVLMKPNTLEVIQRIWKFRQETKVPVCFTLDAGANVHVLYPDSYKNEVLQFIKDELIAFCENNQYICDRLNSNY, encoded by the coding sequence ATGAACGATAAAAATTTTGTTTCTTGGAAGGCACCGAGTAATATTGCTTTGGTCAAATATTGGGGAAAACTTGCGGGGCAAATTCCTGCAAATCCTTCCATTAGCTTTACACTAACAAACTGTTATACAGAAACTTCAGTTCATTTTGAAAAATTAGAAAATCCTTCTAACGATTTTCAATTCGATTTCTTTTTTGAAAAACAACCCAAACCGTCTTTTCATCCGAAAATAGTTACTTTTTTCAATCGGATTTACGAATATTTGCCGTTTTTGAAGGATTATCGGTTTGAGATATACTCGGAAAATTCCTTCCCGCACAGTAGCGGAATTGCTTCTTCAGCAAGTGCTATGGCTGCACTATCGGTGTGCTTAATGCAGATTGAAAAACAATTAAATCCTAATATTTCAGAAAAGGATTTCTGGCAAAAAGCCTCATTTTTAGCACGATTAGGCTCGGGAAGTGCCTGCCGAAGTACACAAGGAAGCGTTGTGGTTTGGGGAGAGCATAAATCTATCCCAAACAGTTCCAACCTTTACGGAATAATGTATCCGTTTGAAATTCACGATGTTTTCAAAAATTATCAGGATACAGTTTTGCTCATCGATAAGGGGCAAAAACAAGTGAGCAGTTCTGTTGGTCACGATTTGATGCACAACCATCCTTTTGCCGAAAAACGCTTCGAGCAAGCCCACAGAAATATTGACCGCCTTATCAGTGCTTTTGCTCAGGGAGATTTGAATGAATTCATCGAAGTTGTTGAAAGTGAGGCACTAACGCTACACGCAATGATGATGACCAGTCTTCCTTATTTTGTACTAATGAAACCTAACACTTTAGAAGTCATTCAACGCATTTGGAAATTCCGTCAGGAAACCAAAGTTCCCGTTTGCTTTACTTTAGATGCAGGAGCCAACGTACACGTTTTGTACCCCGATTCGTACAAAAATGAAGTTTTGCAATTTATTAAAGATGAATTGATTGCATTTTGCGAAAACAATCAGTATATTTGCGACCGATTAAACTCAAACTACTAA
- a CDS encoding mevalonate kinase family protein, translating into MKRPLFYSKILLFGEYGIIKDSKGLAIPYNFYNGALKMPDQISEDKKAEAEKSNQALAKFALHLEKLSSENPEIVSFDIEQLKKDINDGMFFDSSIPQGYGVGSSGALVAAIYDQYAHNKITVLENLTREKLLQLKTIFGKMESFFHGTSSGLDPLNSYLSLPILINSKDNIEPTGIPSQAVNGKGAVFLLDSGVVGETAPMVRIFMENMKNEAFQSMLKTQFIKYTDACIDDFLKGNVKSLFKNVKKLSKVVLNNFKPMIPAEFHTLWKKGIDTGDYFLKLCGSGGGGYILGFTEDLEKAKKTLSGHKIEVVYQF; encoded by the coding sequence ATGAAAAGACCTCTATTTTACTCAAAAATCTTACTTTTTGGAGAATATGGTATCATCAAGGATTCCAAGGGATTAGCCATACCGTATAACTTTTATAACGGAGCGCTGAAAATGCCTGACCAAATAAGTGAAGACAAAAAAGCCGAAGCCGAAAAATCAAACCAAGCTTTAGCTAAATTTGCTCTTCATTTGGAAAAATTATCCTCAGAAAATCCTGAAATTGTTAGCTTTGACATCGAACAACTAAAGAAAGACATCAACGACGGAATGTTTTTCGATAGCAGTATTCCACAAGGGTATGGCGTAGGAAGTAGCGGGGCGTTGGTGGCTGCTATTTACGACCAGTACGCACATAATAAAATCACTGTTTTGGAAAACTTGACCCGGGAGAAACTTTTGCAATTGAAAACCATTTTCGGGAAAATGGAAAGCTTTTTTCACGGAACTTCCTCAGGATTAGACCCTTTAAACAGTTATTTAAGTCTGCCTATTCTCATCAATTCCAAAGATAATATTGAACCTACGGGAATTCCTTCGCAGGCTGTAAATGGCAAAGGGGCTGTATTTTTGCTTGATAGTGGTGTTGTGGGAGAAACCGCCCCAATGGTGAGGATTTTTATGGAAAATATGAAGAATGAGGCTTTCCAAAGTATGTTAAAAACGCAATTCATCAAATATACAGATGCTTGCATTGATGACTTTTTGAAAGGAAATGTTAAATCACTCTTCAAGAATGTAAAAAAACTTTCCAAAGTGGTATTAAATAATTTCAAACCGATGATTCCGGCAGAATTTCATACGCTTTGGAAAAAAGGTATCGACACAGGCGATTACTTCCTAAAACTCTGTGGTTCAGGAGGTGGAGGCTATATTTTAGGATTCACAGAAGACTTGGAAAAAGCAAAGAAAACGCTATCCGGACACAAAATAGAAGTTGTTTATCAATTTTAA
- the bioD gene encoding dethiobiotin synthase — MKNTYFITGISTDVGKTIVSAIITEALQADYWKPIQAGDLENSDTHKVKRLISNNKTLFHSSSYALNTPASPHLSAELDGISIDIKKIKRPDTDNHLVIEGAGGLLVPLNQTDTIADLILPSDKIIIVSRHYLGSINHTLLTYEALKHRNLPVCGIIFSGKENKSSESIILKKTGAKFLGRIDEEPYFDKNVISYYADKLKLTLEE; from the coding sequence ATGAAAAACACTTATTTTATCACAGGAATATCGACCGATGTGGGGAAAACAATTGTTTCCGCTATTATTACGGAGGCTTTGCAAGCCGATTATTGGAAGCCTATCCAAGCAGGAGACTTGGAAAATTCGGATACGCATAAAGTTAAAAGATTGATTTCTAATAATAAAACGCTTTTTCATAGTAGTTCTTATGCTTTGAATACGCCTGCAAGTCCGCATCTTTCTGCCGAATTGGACGGTATTTCGATAGATATAAAAAAAATAAAACGCCCCGATACTGATAATCACTTGGTTATAGAGGGGGCGGGAGGTCTTTTAGTCCCTCTAAATCAAACAGATACTATAGCTGATTTAATTTTGCCTTCGGATAAAATTATTATAGTTTCTCGGCATTATTTAGGAAGTATCAATCACACCTTACTTACTTATGAGGCTCTGAAACACAGAAACTTACCTGTTTGTGGAATTATTTTCAGTGGAAAGGAAAATAAATCCTCTGAAAGTATTATTTTGAAAAAAACAGGAGCAAAATTCCTCGGGCGAATAGATGAAGAGCCGTATTTTGATAAAAATGTGATTTCGTACTACGCTGATAAATTGAAACTAACTTTGGAAGAATAA
- a CDS encoding aminotransferase class I/II-fold pyridoxal phosphate-dependent enzyme: MNRIPKHITRKLAERKEKNAFRILKTNQFQVDFYSNDYIGFSKSEEIKMEVERILSEADFQYGATGSRLISGNFSLFEIAENEIKKFHNSASALLFNSGYDANVGFFSCVPERGDVVLYDSYIHASIRDGISMSLAKSYKFKHNDLEDLKKILEKFSNGENSVFVVTESVFSMDGDSPDLLEMNELVKKHNAFLIVDEAHALGVFGSQGCGLVQHLGLENDIFARIVTYGKALGCHGASVLGSEILRDYLVNFARSFIYTTAMSPHSVATILAGYRQLQSTESIDILHQNITFFKRKIKEFQQKTSKKYPFIPSDSAIQAVILSGNDFVKKIAQNIQKEGFGVIPILSPTVPEGQERLRICLHSFNTEEEISTFFDVFHNQFLT; encoded by the coding sequence ATGAATAGAATTCCTAAACACATAACTCGAAAACTGGCTGAAAGAAAAGAAAAAAATGCTTTCCGAATACTGAAAACCAATCAATTTCAAGTTGATTTTTACTCGAATGATTATATAGGATTTTCAAAATCGGAAGAAATAAAAATGGAAGTTGAACGTATTTTATCAGAGGCTGATTTTCAGTACGGAGCCACGGGTTCACGTCTGATTTCCGGAAATTTTTCATTGTTTGAAATAGCTGAAAATGAGATAAAAAAGTTTCACAATTCGGCTTCTGCTTTGCTTTTTAATTCGGGGTATGACGCTAATGTAGGTTTTTTTTCCTGCGTTCCGGAACGTGGAGATGTGGTTTTGTACGACAGCTACATTCACGCTTCAATTCGTGATGGAATTTCAATGAGTTTGGCAAAATCTTACAAATTCAAACATAATGACTTGGAAGATTTGAAAAAAATATTGGAAAAATTCTCAAATGGTGAGAATTCTGTATTTGTTGTTACGGAATCTGTTTTTTCTATGGATGGTGATTCTCCTGATTTGTTGGAAATGAATGAATTAGTTAAAAAGCACAATGCTTTTTTAATTGTTGATGAAGCACACGCATTGGGAGTTTTCGGGAGTCAAGGTTGCGGATTGGTGCAACATTTAGGATTGGAAAATGACATTTTTGCGAGAATTGTGACTTACGGGAAAGCGTTGGGATGTCACGGGGCGTCAGTTTTGGGAAGTGAAATTTTGAGAGATTATTTAGTGAATTTTGCTCGTTCGTTTATATACACTACCGCAATGTCGCCGCATAGTGTCGCCACAATTTTGGCGGGTTATAGACAGTTACAGAGCACGGAATCCATTGATATATTACATCAGAACATTACTTTTTTTAAAAGAAAAATCAAAGAATTTCAGCAAAAAACATCAAAAAAATATCCGTTCATTCCTTCCGATTCGGCAATACAAGCAGTTATTTTGTCCGGAAATGATTTTGTGAAAAAGATAGCTCAAAATATTCAGAAAGAAGGATTTGGAGTGATTCCGATTCTTTCGCCAACAGTTCCGGAGGGTCAGGAACGATTGCGGATATGTCTGCATAGTTTTAATACGGAAGAAGAAATTTCAACTTTTTTTGATGTCTTTCATAATCAGTTTCTTACTTAA